Proteins co-encoded in one Prescottella sp. R16 genomic window:
- a CDS encoding YciI family protein: protein MKYMLIMRVTDEAIEASKDIPFEQIIEDMGRYNESMMKAGVLLAGEGLSDAEEGFVVDFSSETPLVTDGPYGEIKELFNGFWILEVASKEEAAEWAKRAPLGPGTKLEVRRVTGVEDFPQDNEWVQKEEGWREELENRKG, encoded by the coding sequence ATGAAGTACATGCTGATCATGCGCGTCACCGACGAGGCGATCGAGGCTTCGAAGGACATCCCGTTCGAGCAGATCATCGAGGACATGGGCAGGTACAACGAGTCCATGATGAAGGCCGGTGTCCTCCTCGCCGGCGAGGGCCTCTCGGACGCCGAGGAAGGTTTCGTCGTCGACTTTTCCAGCGAGACGCCGCTGGTCACCGACGGGCCTTATGGAGAGATCAAGGAACTGTTCAACGGATTCTGGATCCTCGAGGTCGCCTCGAAGGAGGAGGCTGCGGAGTGGGCCAAGCGGGCGCCGCTCGGGCCGGGGACGAAGCTCGAGGTGCGGCGGGTGACGGGCGTCGAGGATTTCCCGCAGGACAACGAATGGGTCCAGAAGGAAGAGGGCTGGCGCGAGGAACTCGAGAACCGTAAGGGCTGA
- a CDS encoding cutinase family protein: MTVRGSSIRGRLAVRVTTPIALGVALLVVLAWALWSTPTRTADTELTASTTDCHDMVTLSIAGRGDTPRPGTTKMLVDANGAELPAASAEDYVSSWIDEASNAPLAAVEPGSYAAMYIAYPADMASYENAVTTGVANTEAVIQAIRTSCPDTTFAIVGYSEGADVARRVAMNIGHQEPDETGGYRLVDPTNVVGVVILADAGRADGQGPFPGAENPYTNPDGFDVKYQDGTNPVPGQGALPDTGGADFGALNGRIASFCSDGDLTCSAPQNISLLQLVVNVGRQLNVDALEREQLTPATGMDVATVLSRIALDAFAHIEAQPDWMRSDETFLDVLLTVSDPSYTRPTTTPSPDAADVSATTPVAAGKDSIDVETMSPLAYLPQKLFREVVGLITTNTNTIPVIMNDPYQLTLAPGVGHHFDYWRDATDGRPLTSAAYAAAWLTHLAQQAQAGKQVDAAAKPSAEELSAALDEAMSSSAVPGTPTETAAGPAVPDGTESANPATNPETRTPESDDTGTGTTEPSATEPSATESGTAVPAPPSTTVTTTTTTKAVTAPKTVTAPKESRTDSTTESTPTPAG, encoded by the coding sequence ATGACTGTTCGCGGATCTTCGATACGTGGCCGCCTCGCCGTGCGGGTGACGACACCGATCGCGCTGGGGGTGGCCCTGCTGGTGGTGCTGGCGTGGGCGTTGTGGTCCACCCCGACCCGCACCGCCGACACCGAGCTGACGGCGTCCACCACCGACTGCCACGACATGGTGACCCTGTCGATCGCCGGCCGGGGCGACACACCACGGCCGGGCACCACGAAGATGCTCGTCGACGCGAACGGTGCCGAACTGCCGGCGGCGTCGGCGGAGGACTACGTCAGTTCGTGGATCGACGAGGCGTCGAATGCGCCGCTCGCCGCGGTGGAACCGGGTTCGTATGCGGCGATGTACATCGCCTATCCGGCCGACATGGCGAGCTACGAGAACGCGGTGACGACCGGTGTCGCGAACACCGAGGCCGTGATTCAGGCGATCCGAACCTCCTGCCCGGACACGACATTTGCGATCGTCGGCTACAGCGAGGGCGCGGACGTGGCCCGGCGGGTCGCGATGAACATCGGACACCAGGAGCCCGACGAGACCGGCGGGTACCGGCTCGTCGACCCCACGAACGTCGTCGGTGTCGTCATCCTCGCCGACGCCGGTCGCGCCGACGGTCAGGGCCCGTTCCCCGGGGCGGAGAACCCGTACACGAACCCCGACGGATTCGACGTGAAGTATCAGGACGGCACGAATCCGGTGCCCGGACAGGGCGCACTGCCGGACACCGGCGGCGCCGACTTCGGGGCACTGAACGGCAGGATCGCGTCGTTCTGCTCCGACGGTGATCTCACCTGCTCTGCACCGCAGAACATTTCGTTGCTGCAGCTGGTGGTGAACGTGGGCCGGCAACTGAATGTCGATGCGCTCGAGCGGGAACAGTTGACACCGGCAACAGGCATGGACGTCGCGACCGTACTGTCGCGGATCGCACTCGACGCGTTCGCCCACATCGAGGCGCAGCCGGACTGGATGCGCAGCGACGAGACGTTCCTCGACGTGCTGCTGACGGTGTCGGATCCGTCGTACACGCGGCCCACCACGACACCGTCTCCCGATGCGGCCGACGTATCGGCGACCACTCCCGTTGCGGCCGGAAAGGATTCGATCGACGTCGAGACGATGTCCCCGCTGGCCTACCTGCCGCAGAAACTGTTCCGGGAGGTCGTCGGGCTGATCACGACGAACACGAACACCATCCCGGTGATCATGAACGATCCCTACCAGTTGACGCTGGCTCCGGGCGTCGGCCACCACTTCGACTACTGGCGGGACGCCACCGATGGACGGCCGTTGACGTCGGCTGCCTATGCGGCGGCGTGGCTGACGCATCTCGCGCAGCAGGCGCAGGCCGGGAAGCAGGTGGACGCGGCGGCGAAGCCGAGCGCCGAGGAACTGTCGGCGGCGCTCGACGAGGCGATGTCCTCGAGTGCCGTGCCGGGCACCCCGACGGAGACGGCAGCGGGCCCCGCAGTGCCGGACGGCACGGAGTCGGCGAACCCGGCGACGAACCCGGAGACGAGGACACCCGAATCCGACGACACCGGTACCGGGACGACGGAACCGTCCGCCACCGAGCCGTCCGCCACCGAGTCGGGCACGGCCGTACCGGCACCGCCGTCGACCACGGTCACCACCACGACGACCACGAAGGCCGTGACGGCTCCGAAGACTGTGACGGCTCCGAAGGAGAGCCGAACCGATTCGACGACGGAGTCCACGCCCACACCGGCGGGATAG
- a CDS encoding TIGR00266 family protein, translating to MKTDISCGPAFAIAEIHVPPGGSVRVEAGAMAMMRGDIAITTSTKGGFMKGLRRSLGGSSFFVNDFVSENGGIVGVAGALPGDLVETTVTGEPALLVQSGCWLASDPTVEVDSRWGGAKGFFSGAGLVLLRCSGHGQILLSSYGAIRPIVLSDGETMTLDSGHVVAFDETVRYRIKKAGGWKSFFLGGEGIVTEFTGPGQVWMQTRSTSDLVDWLRARMPSSSGGSGSSSD from the coding sequence ATGAAGACCGACATCAGTTGTGGACCTGCCTTCGCGATCGCGGAAATCCATGTGCCGCCGGGAGGTTCGGTGCGGGTCGAGGCCGGGGCGATGGCGATGATGCGCGGCGATATCGCGATCACCACCTCGACGAAGGGTGGATTCATGAAGGGGCTGCGCCGGTCCCTGGGCGGTTCGAGCTTCTTCGTCAACGATTTCGTCAGCGAGAACGGCGGCATCGTCGGTGTCGCGGGTGCGCTGCCCGGCGACCTCGTCGAGACCACCGTGACCGGGGAGCCCGCGCTGCTGGTCCAGTCCGGCTGCTGGCTCGCGTCGGATCCGACGGTCGAGGTCGACTCCCGGTGGGGTGGGGCGAAGGGGTTCTTCAGCGGTGCCGGACTGGTGCTGCTGCGGTGCAGCGGGCACGGGCAGATCCTGCTGTCCAGTTACGGTGCGATCCGGCCGATCGTCCTGTCCGACGGGGAGACGATGACCCTCGATTCGGGGCATGTCGTCGCGTTCGACGAGACCGTCCGGTACCGCATCAAGAAGGCCGGCGGCTGGAAGTCGTTCTTCCTCGGCGGCGAGGGCATCGTCACCGAGTTCACCGGCCCCGGGCAGGTGTGGATGCAGACCCGCAGCACGTCGGATCTCGTCGACTGGCTGCGCGCCCGGATGCCGTCGTCGAGCGGTGGTTCCGGCAGCAGCAGCGACTGA
- a CDS encoding RNA polymerase sigma factor, producing the protein MVTARRTDPGEAVRRSVAAVWRIESARIVATLTRAVGDFGRAEDLAQDALADALAQWPESGIPANPGAWLTAVAKRKAIDGWRRRERYDDRLATITRDLEQDLARDTASGADDLPWDPDRIDDDVLRLMFVACHPVLSREARVALTLKVIGGLSSDEIARAFLVPTSTVQQRIVRAKKTLAAAKVPFEAPDRAEFGARLGAVLGVLYLVFNEGYAASAGDDWMRPDLCREAMRLARVLAGLVPDEPEVHGLVALTELTAARFPARLDASGDPVLLADQDRRRWDRGAITRGRAALARADAVGRGRGAYALQAAIAECHAVASGVDDTDWERIVVLYEALGRLAPSPVVDLNRAAAVAMASGPQDALDIVDRLVADGRLARYRMLPATRAELLVRLGRFDEARTEFAAALELTENTRERVILERKCASLPAP; encoded by the coding sequence GTGGTGACGGCTCGGCGGACGGACCCGGGCGAGGCCGTTCGCCGGTCCGTCGCCGCGGTGTGGCGGATCGAATCGGCCCGGATCGTCGCCACTCTCACCCGGGCGGTCGGCGACTTCGGCCGGGCCGAGGATCTCGCGCAGGACGCTCTGGCCGACGCCCTGGCACAGTGGCCCGAATCGGGGATACCGGCGAACCCGGGCGCCTGGCTGACGGCCGTCGCGAAACGGAAAGCGATCGACGGGTGGCGCCGCCGGGAACGCTACGACGACCGCCTCGCCACGATCACCCGTGACCTCGAGCAGGACCTCGCGCGGGACACGGCGTCCGGTGCCGACGACCTGCCCTGGGATCCGGACCGCATCGACGACGACGTCCTGCGGCTCATGTTCGTCGCCTGCCATCCGGTGCTGTCCCGGGAGGCGCGGGTCGCTTTGACGCTCAAGGTGATCGGGGGCCTGTCGAGCGACGAGATCGCACGCGCCTTCCTCGTCCCGACGAGCACCGTGCAGCAGCGGATCGTGCGGGCGAAGAAGACCCTCGCCGCCGCGAAGGTGCCGTTCGAGGCACCCGACCGCGCCGAGTTCGGTGCGCGACTCGGTGCCGTTCTCGGTGTGCTGTACCTCGTGTTCAACGAGGGCTACGCGGCGAGTGCCGGAGACGACTGGATGCGCCCGGACCTGTGCCGGGAAGCGATGCGACTGGCACGTGTGCTCGCGGGCCTGGTACCCGACGAACCCGAGGTGCACGGTCTGGTCGCGCTCACCGAACTCACCGCCGCCCGGTTCCCCGCCCGCCTCGATGCGTCGGGCGATCCGGTGCTGCTCGCCGACCAGGACCGCCGCCGCTGGGACCGTGGGGCGATCACCCGGGGCCGGGCCGCGCTCGCCCGCGCGGACGCGGTGGGACGCGGCCGGGGTGCCTACGCACTGCAGGCCGCGATCGCCGAATGCCATGCGGTGGCGTCCGGCGTCGACGACACCGACTGGGAACGCATCGTGGTGCTGTACGAGGCACTGGGGCGGCTGGCCCCCTCACCGGTGGTCGATCTCAACCGGGCCGCCGCGGTGGCGATGGCGTCCGGGCCGCAGGACGCCCTCGACATCGTCGACCGGCTCGTCGCGGACGGACGACTCGCCCGCTACCGCATGCTGCCGGCGACCCGCGCCGAACTACTCGTCCGACTCGGGCGTTTCGACGAGGCACGCACCGAGTTCGCGGCGGCCCTGGAGCTCACCGAGAACACCCGCGAACGCGTGATTCTCGAACGGAAGTGCGCGTCGCTCCCCGCTCCCTGA